The proteins below are encoded in one region of Lactuca sativa cultivar Salinas chromosome 3, Lsat_Salinas_v11, whole genome shotgun sequence:
- the LOC111888491 gene encoding salicylic acid-binding protein 2, whose protein sequence is MAILIRNQFDDLTCFYRQFCLPDLPLNNQTSSWMESKMATTGDEEKHFVLVHGACHGAWCWFKLKPLLEAAGHRVSAFDLSASGTNTKVIQDVATLADYSMPLLEFMATIPPEKKVVLVGHSFGGMNLALAMEKFPEKISIAVFLTAFMPDTVHTPSYVIDQYNENTPLEAWLDTQLLPYNDENESETSMFFGPKFLSLKLYQLCSNEDLELGKILIRPGSLFLKDLATAKHFTEEMYGSVKRAFIICNEDITIKEEFQRWMIENNPTVEVKELNGVDHMSMLCDPKQLSVCLLDIAHEYA, encoded by the exons ATGGCTATTCTAATACGTAATCAATTTGATGACTTGACATGTTTTTATAGACAATTTTGTCTTCCGGATCTTCCTTTAAATAACCAAACAAGCAGCTGGATGGAGAGTAAAATGGCAACCACCGGAGATGAGGAGAAGCATTTTGTTCTGGTACACGGAGCATGCCATGGAGCATGGTGTTGGTTCAAGCTCAAACCTCTTCTTGAAGCTGCCGGCCACCGCGTCTCCGCCTTTGATCTCTCAGCCTCCGGCACAAACACCAAAGTAATACAAGACGTGGCTACACTTGCTGATTACAGTATGCCGTTGCTGGAATTCATGGCCACCATTCCGCCGGAGAAGAAGGTGGTGCTCGTCGGCCATAGCTTTGGTGGTATGAACTTGGCTCTCGCCATGGAGAAGTTCCCGGAAAAGATCTCTATCGCAGTCTTCCTCACTGCTTTCATGCCGGATACCGTACATACGCCATCTTATGTTATAGACcag TATAATGAAAACACACCGCTAGAAGCTTGGTTAGACACACAATTATTGCCCTACAATGATGAAAATGAGTCTGAAACATCAATGTTTTTTGGTCCCAAGTTTCTATCATTGAAACTCTATCAACTTTGCTCCAATGAG GATCTTGAATTAGGGAAAATATTGATAAGGCCCGGATCTTTATTTCTAAAAGACCTAGCCACGGCAAAACATTTTACAGAAGAAATGTATGGTTCTGTAAAACGAGCTTTTATCATTTGTAATGAAGATATAACAATAAAAGAAGAGTTTCAACGTTGGATGATCGAAAACAATCCAACGGTTGAGGTGAAAGAGTTGAATGGTGTGGATCATATGTCGATGTTGTGCGACCCGAAGCAACTTAGTGTTTGCCTCCTTGACATAGCACATGAATATGCATAG